In the genome of Bradyrhizobium arachidis, one region contains:
- a CDS encoding alpha/beta fold hydrolase: MPRKAARLIGVSLLGLAGVLVIVAAAGLGVRAYRQHLAAETLAIRSPNGVQEGAYVDIGGIKQWIQIRGEDRDNPVLLFVHGGPGGSTLPISSGWRPWEKHFTVVQWDQRGAGRTYGAAGDALAPTMTLERMTQDGIELVEYLRNHLHKDKIVLVGHSWGSFLGIHIVKQRPDLFYAYVGTGQVVGRVTFEKSFELAITHLQELAQSASNSEALAELAPIVARPQITPQNRLVADKWSKSLGLPSIESFQLAGPVPPPFMPDFSLLDWYNWRKGMTFSAKYLRGREGPMFKRDVAALGLAFPIPVVFIEGDADYNTPSGPAEQLFNQIIAPHKEFVRVRGGGHFIPFDRPDEFLAELVAYVRPLVPN, encoded by the coding sequence ATGCCGCGCAAGGCCGCAAGACTGATTGGGGTCTCGTTGCTGGGATTGGCCGGCGTCCTCGTTATCGTGGCCGCTGCCGGGCTGGGTGTTCGTGCCTATCGTCAGCATCTTGCTGCCGAAACTCTCGCGATCCGCTCGCCGAACGGCGTGCAGGAGGGTGCATACGTCGACATCGGCGGCATCAAGCAATGGATCCAGATCCGCGGCGAGGATCGGGACAACCCGGTTCTCCTGTTCGTCCACGGCGGGCCTGGAGGCTCCACTTTGCCGATCTCGTCGGGGTGGCGCCCCTGGGAAAAGCATTTCACCGTTGTCCAATGGGACCAGCGCGGCGCCGGCCGCACCTATGGCGCCGCTGGAGATGCGCTTGCGCCAACCATGACGTTGGAGCGAATGACGCAGGACGGCATCGAGCTGGTCGAGTATCTGCGAAACCATCTACACAAGGACAAGATTGTCCTGGTCGGGCATTCCTGGGGCTCGTTCCTGGGCATTCACATCGTCAAGCAGCGCCCGGATCTGTTTTATGCCTATGTCGGCACGGGACAGGTGGTCGGCAGGGTGACATTCGAGAAGTCATTCGAACTTGCGATCACGCATCTGCAAGAGTTGGCGCAGTCCGCAAGCAACAGCGAGGCCCTGGCGGAGTTGGCGCCAATCGTTGCGCGACCTCAGATTACGCCACAGAACCGACTGGTTGCAGACAAATGGAGCAAGTCACTGGGGCTGCCCTCGATCGAGAGCTTCCAGTTGGCGGGCCCCGTCCCACCCCCATTTATGCCGGATTTCTCGCTGCTCGACTGGTACAACTGGCGCAAAGGCATGACCTTCTCCGCAAAATATCTGCGCGGACGAGAAGGCCCCATGTTCAAGCGCGACGTCGCCGCACTGGGGCTCGCATTTCCGATCCCGGTGGTCTTCATTGAGGGCGATGCGGACTACAACACGCCGAGCGGGCCGGCCGAACAGCTCTTCAATCAGATCATCGCTCCGCATAAGGAATTCGTCCGGGTGCGCGGCGGGGGTCATTTCATTCCATTCGATCGTCCCGACGAGTTCTTGGCGGAACTGGTCGCCTACGTCAGACCTCTCGTGCCAAATTGA
- a CDS encoding DUF1328 domain-containing protein, protein MTILKWALIFLLVSIVAGVLGFTGISAASADIARFLFYIFVVIFLVLLILGLTIFRAQPG, encoded by the coding sequence ATGACGATCCTGAAATGGGCGCTGATCTTCTTACTTGTCTCGATCGTAGCCGGCGTGCTCGGCTTCACCGGCATCTCGGCCGCCTCCGCCGATATCGCCCGCTTCCTGTTCTATATCTTCGTCGTGATCTTCCTGGTGCTGCTGATCCTCGGGCTCACGATCTTCAGGGCGCAGCCGGGCTGA
- a CDS encoding acyltransferase family protein, whose product MITMSHSATIGAEAHAAPKAKVRNLSLDRARTFLTLVVLLHHAVIPYTHFGHTDPASWIGFDVVVLATDSFFMAMFFFLSGLFTWPGIARKAPSVFLRDRLLRLGLPFVIAALTVIPLAYYAIALRQDPELSFASFWWKTVTVGPWPSGPIWFVWVLLAFDLTASLLYRVSAHLVDPGNRVSLRGFEQPAVFWLMLAAVSVIVYLPALVYFGTNKWFEFGPFSVQASRILLYFAYFFIGASVGAANFDRGILSAEGQLPKSRWLWVIITLIPYCLMWCMIYIKREILGNPGHLPHWYHVFYGTFFVLFSASILLAILAFFLHSKAPGPTLLDRMQADAYGMFLVHYPIALWIQYALYDYGLPAIVKAAIGFVLTVILSWGLTAGLRKIPGASHVL is encoded by the coding sequence ATGATCACGATGTCACATTCCGCGACGATCGGCGCAGAGGCGCATGCCGCGCCGAAGGCCAAGGTGCGCAACCTGTCGCTCGACCGCGCCCGCACCTTCCTGACGCTGGTGGTGCTGCTGCACCACGCCGTCATTCCTTACACCCATTTTGGTCACACCGATCCGGCGTCCTGGATCGGTTTCGACGTCGTCGTGCTCGCCACCGACAGCTTCTTCATGGCGATGTTCTTCTTCCTGTCCGGCCTGTTCACCTGGCCGGGCATTGCGCGCAAGGCGCCGTCGGTCTTCCTGCGCGACCGCCTGCTGCGGCTCGGGCTGCCGTTCGTGATCGCGGCTCTCACCGTCATCCCGCTCGCCTATTACGCGATCGCGCTGCGGCAGGATCCGGAGCTGAGCTTCGCTTCGTTCTGGTGGAAGACGGTCACGGTGGGTCCCTGGCCGAGCGGCCCGATCTGGTTCGTGTGGGTGCTGCTGGCGTTCGACCTGACCGCGAGCCTGCTCTACCGGGTCTCGGCGCATCTGGTCGATCCCGGCAACCGCGTCTCGCTGCGCGGATTTGAGCAGCCCGCCGTGTTCTGGCTGATGCTCGCCGCCGTGAGCGTCATCGTCTATCTGCCCGCGCTGGTCTATTTCGGTACCAACAAATGGTTCGAGTTCGGGCCGTTCTCGGTGCAGGCGAGCCGCATCCTGCTCTACTTCGCCTATTTCTTCATCGGCGCCAGCGTCGGCGCGGCGAATTTCGATCGCGGCATCCTGAGCGCCGAGGGGCAACTGCCGAAGAGCCGCTGGCTATGGGTGATCATTACGCTGATCCCCTACTGCCTGATGTGGTGCATGATCTACATCAAGCGGGAGATCCTCGGTAATCCCGGTCACCTGCCGCACTGGTACCATGTGTTCTACGGCACGTTCTTCGTATTGTTCTCGGCCTCGATCCTGCTCGCGATCCTCGCCTTCTTCCTGCATTCGAAGGCGCCGGGCCCGACCCTGCTCGACCGCATGCAGGCGGATGCCTACGGCATGTTCCTGGTGCACTACCCGATCGCGCTGTGGATCCAGTACGCGCTGTACGACTACGGGCTGCCCGCGATCGTCAAGGCCGCGATCGGCTTCGTGCTCACGGTGATCCTGAGCTGGGGCCTGACGGCGGGCTTACGGAAGATTCCAGGCGCCTCGCACGTGTTGTGA
- the purL gene encoding phosphoribosylformylglycinamidine synthase subunit PurL — protein MKNEPKITPELVAAHGLKPDEYERILKLIGREPTFTELGIFSAMWNEHCSYKSSRIHLRGLPTKAPWVIQGPGENAGVIDIGDGQAVVFKMESHNHPSYIEPYQGATTGVGGILRDVFTMGARPIACLNALSFGAPEHAKTRHLVSGVVAGVGGYGNSFGVPTVGGQVRFHTRYDGNILVNAMAVGLADADKIFYAAASGVNMPIVYLGSKTGRDGIHGASMASAEFDDKSEEKRPTVQVGDPFAEKLLLEACLEIMEKGCVIAIQDMGAAGLTCSAVEMGAKGDLGVDLDLDAVPTRETGMSAYEMMLSESQERMLMVLKPEKEKEAEEIFTKWGLDFAIVGYTTPSKRFVVKHGGDVMADLPIKELGDEAPVYDRPHIPSAALPIVHAREVPAPMAVGAALEKLIGTPDMCSKRWVWEQYDHVILGNTMQRPGGDAAVVRVQDGPKGLALAVDVTPRYCEADPFEGGKQAVAEAWRNITAVGGKPLAITDNLNFGNPERPEIMGQFVGCLKGISEACRTLDFPVVSGNVSLYNETNGRAILPTPSIGGVGLLDDFTKSASLAFKAEGEAILLIGETHGWLGQSVYLRDICGREEGAPPPVDLAAEKRNGDCVRGMIHAGTATAVHDLSDGGLLIALAEMAMAGGIGAKLLAAPTSLVSQAYWFGEDQARYLVTVPETEAGRVLAKMRGCEVPCVRIGTTGGDAIAIAGEAPVTIEALRKSFERWLPEYMGGKAA, from the coding sequence ATGAAGAACGAACCCAAGATCACCCCTGAACTGGTTGCCGCCCACGGGCTCAAGCCCGACGAATATGAGCGCATCCTGAAGCTGATCGGGCGGGAGCCGACCTTCACCGAGCTCGGCATCTTCTCGGCGATGTGGAACGAGCACTGCTCGTACAAATCCTCGCGCATCCATCTGCGCGGCCTGCCGACCAAGGCGCCCTGGGTGATCCAGGGCCCCGGCGAGAATGCCGGCGTGATCGACATCGGCGACGGCCAGGCCGTGGTCTTCAAGATGGAGAGCCACAACCACCCGAGCTACATCGAGCCCTATCAGGGCGCGACCACCGGCGTCGGCGGCATCTTGCGCGACGTCTTCACCATGGGGGCACGCCCGATCGCCTGCCTCAATGCGCTGAGCTTCGGTGCGCCCGAGCATGCCAAGACGCGGCATCTGGTCTCCGGCGTCGTCGCCGGTGTCGGCGGCTACGGCAATTCCTTCGGCGTGCCGACGGTGGGCGGCCAGGTGCGCTTCCACACCCGCTATGACGGCAACATCCTCGTCAACGCGATGGCGGTGGGCCTCGCCGATGCCGACAAGATCTTCTATGCGGCCGCCTCCGGCGTGAACATGCCGATCGTCTATCTCGGCTCCAAAACGGGGCGCGACGGCATCCACGGCGCCTCGATGGCCTCGGCCGAGTTCGACGACAAGTCCGAGGAGAAGCGCCCGACCGTGCAGGTCGGCGATCCCTTCGCCGAGAAGCTGCTGCTCGAAGCCTGCCTCGAGATCATGGAGAAGGGCTGCGTCATCGCGATCCAGGACATGGGTGCGGCCGGCCTGACCTGCTCGGCGGTCGAGATGGGTGCCAAGGGCGACCTCGGCGTCGATCTCGATCTCGACGCGGTGCCGACCCGCGAGACCGGCATGAGCGCCTACGAGATGATGCTCTCGGAGAGCCAGGAGCGCATGCTCATGGTGCTCAAGCCCGAGAAGGAAAAGGAAGCCGAGGAGATCTTCACGAAGTGGGGGCTCGATTTTGCGATCGTCGGCTACACGACGCCGAGCAAGCGCTTCGTCGTCAAGCATGGCGGCGACGTCATGGCCGACCTTCCGATCAAGGAGCTCGGCGACGAGGCGCCGGTCTATGACCGCCCGCACATCCCGTCAGCCGCGCTGCCGATCGTGCATGCGCGCGAAGTGCCGGCGCCAATGGCCGTCGGCGCTGCCCTGGAGAAGCTGATCGGCACGCCGGATATGTGCTCTAAGCGCTGGGTCTGGGAGCAGTACGACCACGTCATCCTCGGCAACACCATGCAGCGCCCGGGCGGCGATGCCGCCGTGGTGCGCGTGCAGGACGGGCCGAAGGGGCTGGCGCTCGCCGTCGACGTCACGCCGCGCTATTGCGAGGCGGACCCGTTCGAGGGCGGCAAGCAGGCGGTGGCGGAAGCCTGGCGCAACATCACCGCGGTCGGCGGCAAGCCGCTCGCGATCACCGACAACCTCAACTTCGGCAATCCGGAGCGGCCCGAAATCATGGGCCAGTTCGTCGGCTGCCTGAAGGGCATCTCGGAAGCCTGCCGCACGCTCGACTTCCCGGTCGTCTCCGGCAACGTCTCGCTCTACAACGAGACCAATGGCCGCGCGATCCTGCCGACACCCTCGATCGGCGGCGTCGGCCTGCTCGACGACTTCACCAAGTCGGCCTCGCTCGCCTTCAAGGCCGAAGGCGAGGCGATCCTCTTGATCGGCGAAACCCACGGCTGGCTCGGCCAGTCCGTCTATCTGCGCGACATCTGCGGTCGTGAGGAAGGCGCGCCGCCGCCGGTCGATCTCGCCGCCGAGAAGCGCAATGGCGATTGCGTGCGCGGCATGATCCATGCGGGCACCGCGACCGCGGTGCACGACCTCTCCGACGGCGGTCTTCTGATCGCACTCGCCGAGATGGCGATGGCGGGCGGCATCGGCGCAAAGCTGCTGGCGGCGCCGACTTCGCTGGTCTCGCAGGCCTATTGGTTCGGTGAGGACCAGGCGCGCTATCTCGTCACCGTGCCGGAAACCGAAGCCGGCCGCGTGCTTGCCAAGATGCGCGGCTGCGAGGTGCCCTGCGTACGCATCGGCACCACCGGCGGCGACGCCATCGCGATCGCGGGCGAGGCGCCGGTTACGATCGAGGCGCTGCGGAAGTCATTCGAGCGCTGGCTGCCGGAGTATATGGGCGGCAAGGCGGCCTGA
- a CDS encoding PaaI family thioesterase: protein MHELTKTAASPRPDLHVATEGEFAGWQTWIRDSFETHVGPFWHRLEADGSVRCAFRVEKKHLNGSGNVHGGCFMAFADYCLFAIGRHALNGKGVTVNFGCEFLDAGHEGELIECTGEVTRAGNSLIFLRGQMRSGERLLFTFSGTIKRAKWKSAPPPNA from the coding sequence TTGCACGAATTGACCAAAACGGCCGCTTCCCCCCGCCCCGACCTGCATGTCGCCACGGAAGGGGAATTTGCGGGCTGGCAAACCTGGATCCGCGACAGCTTTGAGACCCATGTCGGCCCCTTCTGGCACCGCCTGGAGGCGGACGGCAGCGTCCGCTGCGCCTTCCGGGTCGAAAAGAAGCACCTGAACGGCTCCGGCAACGTCCATGGCGGCTGCTTCATGGCCTTCGCCGACTATTGCCTGTTCGCGATCGGCCGCCACGCCCTGAACGGCAAAGGCGTGACCGTCAATTTCGGCTGTGAATTCCTCGATGCGGGCCACGAGGGCGAGCTGATCGAGTGCACCGGCGAGGTCACCCGCGCCGGCAATTCGCTGATCTTCCTGCGCGGGCAGATGCGGAGCGGCGAGCGCCTCCTGTTCACCTTCTCCGGCACGATCAAGCGGGCGAAGTGGAAGTCGGCACCTCCGCCAAACGCATAG
- a CDS encoding DMT family transporter, whose amino-acid sequence MPQSTSPTGRAAASVLPSKPAAGARSWRDYALLLALACCWSSTYPLAKLALPTIPPITFISARSLIAAAFLFAILWMRGTRIPTDAKAWKLFATQQLINSTFPFLIITWAQQYVPASNTVVLASTTPIFAFLITRHEPATLLKLAGAILGLAGTIAIIGLDALRGFGSDIIAEIAILLATISFACATIFGLRLSEYDPMVVAAGSLLFGGLVLLPPAVIIDQPWTLHPTPTAIVATIVMGLVSSALGLMLFYVCLGRLGTLTTNAQGYLRIPIGVGLSVLLLGESVPSNLALGLLLVMAGVAAMTVPAERLKGR is encoded by the coding sequence GTGCCGCAGAGCACATCGCCGACGGGGCGCGCAGCGGCCTCGGTATTGCCGTCCAAGCCCGCCGCCGGCGCGCGCAGCTGGCGCGACTACGCGCTGCTGCTCGCGCTGGCCTGCTGCTGGAGCTCGACCTATCCGCTGGCCAAGCTGGCGCTTCCCACCATCCCGCCCATCACCTTCATCTCGGCACGCTCGCTGATCGCGGCCGCGTTCCTGTTCGCGATCCTGTGGATGCGCGGCACGAGGATTCCCACCGACGCAAAAGCCTGGAAGCTGTTCGCGACCCAGCAGTTGATCAATTCGACCTTCCCGTTTCTGATCATCACCTGGGCGCAGCAATATGTGCCGGCCTCGAACACGGTGGTGCTGGCCTCGACCACGCCGATCTTCGCTTTCCTGATCACACGCCACGAGCCGGCGACGCTGCTCAAGCTCGCGGGCGCGATTTTGGGACTCGCCGGCACAATCGCCATCATTGGGCTCGACGCGCTCCGCGGCTTTGGAAGTGACATCATCGCCGAGATCGCGATCCTGCTCGCTACCATCTCCTTTGCCTGCGCCACGATCTTCGGCCTGCGGCTGTCCGAATACGACCCGATGGTGGTGGCCGCCGGCTCGCTCTTGTTCGGCGGTCTCGTGCTGTTGCCGCCCGCGGTGATCATCGATCAGCCCTGGACGCTGCATCCGACGCCGACCGCGATCGTGGCCACCATCGTCATGGGGCTCGTCTCCAGCGCGCTCGGATTGATGCTGTTCTACGTCTGCCTCGGCCGGCTCGGCACGCTGACGACAAACGCGCAAGGCTATTTGCGCATCCCGATCGGCGTCGGACTTTCCGTTCTGCTGCTCGGCGAGAGCGTGCCGTCGAACCTGGCGCTGGGGCTATTGCTGGTGATGGCCGGCGTCGCCGCGATGACGGTGCCGGCGGAGCGGCTGAAGGGGCGGTAG
- a CDS encoding NAD(P)H-dependent oxidoreductase: protein MNLHRMLLERKAAGKPVTIGLIGAGKFGLMFLSQVRQTDGMHLVGVADLNTARARAQLKLGCWPEEQYAATSIDDALKHGGTVVTDNADALITHPAIEVIIEATGDPGAGIRFAMKAIENGKHIVMVNVEADAVAGPILARKAKQAGVVYSLAWGDQPALIADHVDWARAAGFKVVAAGKGTRYHPTYHQSTPDTVWDILDKYMKIKDRNSINPKMFNSFVDGTKSGIEMTAVCNATGLHAQSEGLSFPPATRFEHAEICKPKADGGMLEKSGVTEVTSSVYRDGSDVPQSLVMGTYVVFETDSAYSEECFREYSMLPDKTGKYASLYRPIHMIGLELGISVASAALRKEPTGAPIVFNSDVVATAKRKLKAGEMLDGEGGFCVWGKQTPADASLKQGYLPLGLAHHVKLKTNIEQGQRLKWEDVEYDPDSLAVRVRREMEAAFRQPNMAA, encoded by the coding sequence ATGAATCTCCATCGCATGCTGCTGGAACGCAAGGCAGCCGGCAAGCCTGTTACCATTGGCCTGATCGGAGCCGGAAAATTCGGGCTGATGTTCCTGTCCCAGGTGCGCCAGACCGACGGCATGCATCTCGTCGGTGTCGCCGATTTGAACACTGCCCGCGCCCGCGCTCAACTCAAGCTTGGTTGCTGGCCGGAAGAGCAATACGCGGCAACCTCCATCGACGACGCGCTCAAGCACGGTGGCACCGTCGTCACCGACAACGCCGACGCGCTGATCACCCATCCGGCGATCGAGGTGATCATCGAGGCGACCGGCGATCCTGGTGCCGGCATCCGCTTCGCGATGAAGGCGATCGAGAACGGCAAGCACATCGTGATGGTCAATGTCGAGGCGGACGCGGTCGCGGGCCCCATTCTGGCGCGCAAGGCAAAGCAGGCCGGCGTCGTCTATTCACTCGCCTGGGGCGATCAGCCGGCGCTAATCGCAGATCATGTCGATTGGGCGCGCGCGGCCGGCTTCAAGGTCGTCGCGGCCGGCAAGGGCACGCGCTACCACCCGACCTATCACCAGTCGACGCCGGATACGGTCTGGGACATCCTCGACAAATACATGAAGATCAAGGATCGCAACTCGATCAACCCGAAGATGTTCAACTCCTTCGTCGACGGCACCAAGTCGGGCATCGAGATGACGGCCGTGTGTAATGCGACCGGGCTGCATGCGCAGAGCGAGGGCCTGTCGTTCCCGCCGGCGACACGGTTCGAGCACGCCGAGATCTGCAAGCCGAAAGCCGACGGCGGCATGCTGGAGAAGTCGGGCGTCACCGAGGTCACGTCCTCGGTCTATCGTGACGGCTCCGACGTGCCGCAGAGCCTCGTGATGGGGACCTATGTCGTATTCGAGACCGACAGCGCCTATTCCGAGGAATGCTTCCGCGAATACAGCATGCTGCCGGACAAGACCGGCAAATATGCCTCGCTGTACCGCCCGATCCACATGATCGGGCTGGAGCTCGGAATCTCCGTCGCCTCCGCGGCGTTGCGCAAGGAGCCGACGGGTGCGCCGATCGTATTCAATTCGGACGTCGTCGCGACCGCCAAGCGCAAGCTGAAGGCCGGCGAGATGCTCGATGGCGAGGGCGGCTTCTGCGTCTGGGGCAAGCAGACCCCTGCCGACGCTTCACTGAAGCAGGGTTACTTGCCGCTCGGCCTCGCCCACCATGTCAAGCTCAAGACCAATATCGAGCAAGGTCAGCGCCTGAAATGGGAGGACGTGGAGTACGATCCCGACAGTCTTGCCGTGCGGGTGCGCCGCGAGATGGAAGCGGCGTTCCGGCAACCGAACATGGCTGCTTGA
- a CDS encoding LysR substrate-binding domain-containing protein, whose amino-acid sequence MQIPFRAIIVFHAVARAGSISRAADELRVTPSAVSQQIQALELHLGTALTSRVGRNITLTEAGERYFEMISREIEHVTDVTRHVRGIRSATTLTVRAAPSVSSKWLLPRLASFVDANPDIELRLDGTNEPTDFRKENVDLEIRHGEGGWPGLFVESLGKERFFPLCAPSFFAAGSLAARDLLEHRLIHSVKSQMQWPRWFTEAGIEPAERWKRVLFDRSHMAIDAAVDGLGIGLESELLAWRELRDGRLVCPVKNPPEVALTTQWIVCPHGHLRHRKTRTFLDWLRGERDAWSAQQGTSIV is encoded by the coding sequence ATGCAGATACCGTTCCGCGCCATCATCGTCTTCCACGCGGTGGCGCGCGCGGGCAGCATTTCCCGTGCGGCGGACGAATTGCGGGTGACGCCGTCGGCCGTCAGCCAGCAGATCCAGGCGCTGGAGCTGCATCTCGGCACGGCGCTGACTTCGCGCGTCGGGCGCAACATCACGCTGACCGAGGCCGGCGAGCGCTATTTCGAGATGATCAGCCGCGAGATCGAGCACGTCACCGACGTGACACGGCATGTCCGTGGCATCCGCTCCGCCACCACGCTGACGGTGCGCGCAGCGCCGAGTGTATCGAGTAAATGGCTGCTGCCGCGGCTTGCCAGCTTCGTCGACGCCAATCCGGACATCGAATTGCGACTCGACGGCACCAACGAGCCGACCGATTTTCGCAAGGAGAATGTCGACCTGGAGATCCGCCACGGCGAAGGCGGCTGGCCCGGCCTGTTCGTCGAAAGCCTCGGCAAGGAGCGCTTCTTTCCGTTGTGCGCACCCTCGTTCTTCGCGGCGGGCAGCCTCGCAGCCCGGGACCTGCTCGAGCACCGGCTGATCCATTCGGTGAAATCGCAGATGCAATGGCCCCGCTGGTTTACGGAGGCCGGCATCGAGCCTGCGGAACGCTGGAAGCGCGTGCTGTTCGACCGCAGCCACATGGCGATCGACGCCGCCGTCGACGGCCTCGGCATCGGGCTGGAAAGCGAGCTGCTGGCCTGGCGCGAATTACGCGACGGGCGGCTGGTCTGCCCCGTGAAGAATCCGCCGGAGGTCGCGCTGACCACGCAGTGGATCGTCTGCCCGCACGGTCATCTGCGCCACCGCAAGACCCGGACCTTCCTCGACTGGCTGCGCGGGGAACGCGACGCCTGGAGCGCGCAGCAGGGCACGTCGATTGTTTAG
- a CDS encoding TRAP transporter substrate-binding protein — translation MSGKRHRISRRNFMVAAAAVPLVAIRTRPAQAAEFEYKLATGQSLTQPINTRLDQAAKRIREASGGRLEIKFFPASQLGSDTDLLTQIRSGGVDFLNIAGSVLSTVAPIAGIANVGFAFSDYGQVWNAMDGDLGKLIASQIEKTGALVMAKPADNTFRQISSFTKPIKTPADLAGYRIRVPVSPIFTSLFKSLGANPTSINFNELYTALQTHLVDGQENGLVTIEAGKIYEVQKYISETNHIWDPFFILGNRRSVKALPDELQGIVRREFDQAAMEQRADTAKLNMTLKDQLVAKGITFEASDKEAFRKGLSTAGFYKEWRGKFGEDNWKTLEAAAGALA, via the coding sequence ATGTCGGGCAAGCGCCACAGGATCTCACGCCGCAACTTCATGGTGGCGGCTGCCGCCGTTCCACTGGTCGCCATTCGCACCAGGCCGGCGCAGGCCGCGGAGTTCGAATACAAGCTCGCCACCGGCCAGTCGCTGACACAGCCGATCAACACCCGCCTCGATCAGGCCGCAAAGCGGATCAGGGAGGCGAGTGGCGGCCGGCTGGAGATCAAATTCTTTCCGGCCTCGCAGCTCGGCTCGGACACCGACCTGTTGACCCAGATCCGCAGCGGCGGCGTCGATTTCCTCAACATCGCCGGCTCCGTGCTGTCGACGGTGGCGCCGATCGCCGGCATCGCCAATGTCGGCTTCGCATTCTCGGACTACGGTCAGGTCTGGAATGCGATGGACGGCGACCTCGGCAAGCTGATCGCAAGCCAGATCGAGAAAACCGGCGCGCTGGTGATGGCCAAGCCCGCCGACAACACGTTCCGGCAGATTTCCTCGTTCACCAAGCCGATCAAGACGCCGGCCGATCTCGCCGGCTACCGCATCCGCGTGCCGGTATCGCCGATCTTCACCTCGCTGTTCAAATCGCTGGGCGCCAACCCGACCTCGATCAACTTCAACGAATTGTACACGGCACTTCAAACCCATCTCGTGGACGGCCAGGAGAACGGCCTCGTTACCATCGAGGCCGGCAAGATCTACGAGGTGCAGAAATACATCTCCGAGACCAACCACATCTGGGATCCCTTCTTCATCCTCGGCAACCGCCGCTCGGTGAAGGCGCTGCCCGACGAGTTGCAGGGGATCGTCCGGCGTGAATTCGACCAGGCCGCAATGGAGCAGCGCGCCGACACCGCCAAGCTCAATATGACACTGAAGGACCAGCTGGTCGCCAAGGGCATCACCTTCGAGGCCTCCGACAAGGAGGCGTTCCGCAAGGGGCTGTCGACGGCCGGCTTCTACAAGGAATGGCGCGGGAAGTTCGGCGAGGACAATTGGAAGACGCTGGAGGCCGCGGCCGGAGCACTGGCATGA